The Sulfurospirillum tamanense sequence AACAATGAACTCAACATCAAAAAAATGGGTGGCTTGTATGAGAGCATGAAGGTTACGGCTATTTTGATGGTTTTAGCTTCTATTGCTCTGGCAGGGATTTATCCCTTTGCGGGCTTTTTCTCGAAAGATAAAATCCTCGAAGTCGCCTTTAACGAAGGGGCGTATGTGTTGTGGTTTGCGTTATTTATCGGGGCGGGACTTACGGCATTTTACAGCTTCCGTTTGGTAATGCTTGTCTTTTTTGGCAAAAAAGAGCATGAAAAAAATGGTGTTCACCCTCATGAAGCCTACACCTATGTGCTCATGGCGATGGCCCCTCTTGGTGTGTTGGCAGTCATTGCAGGATTTTTTGAAAAAGGCTTTCACCGTTTTGTGACGACGTTGTTACCTGAATATTCCATGCACATTCCCCATTCAACGGCGTATTTGCTCATTGGTGGAACCTTGCTCATAGCCCTTAGTGGCATTGGGTTTGCGGTTTACATGTATGGCAAAAAAGGCGGGTTTCCTGTGTGGATGGAAGAGCACTTTTGTTATAAATTGCTCTCTAACCAATACTACATTCCGCAGTTGTATAAAGAGGGCATCATGAAGCCTTTTACCACCCTTTCTGCCTTTATGTGGAAAAGCGTGGATCAAAAGCTTGTAGACAAAACGGTGGATGTGATTGCGAGCGGATTGGTGCGCCTTGGAAAAGGTGCTAATGGCATGCAAACGGGCAATCTTTCAACGATGCTACGTTGGATGGTTGTGGGCTTGGTGACCTTGTTAGTCTTAGCCGTTTTCTATCGACCTTAAGGAGCCGCTTGATGGATCATATACTTTCACTTATTATCTTTTTTCCAGCCTTTGCGGGGTTGCTTGGGTTCGTGGTGCATAAAGAAAGCGCCAAGGCGTACGCCATCAGTGTGGCCGCCATTGAATTGTGTTTAACGCTGTGGCTGTGGGTTGGGTTTGACAATACCAACGCGGGCTTTCAGTTTGTGGAATACGCGCCGCTCATCGCCCAGTTTGGGGTGAGTTATTACCTTGGCGTAGATGGCATTTCTCTCTTTTTGGTCATCCTAAGTGCCTTCATGACCCTCATTGCACTCATCGGGCTTAGCGTTAAAGAAGACGTTAAAAACCTCGTGATTTCCGTGCTCTTTTTGGAAATGACCATGGTGGGTGTGTTTTTAAGCCTTGATGTCATCTTATTTTACGTCTTTTGGGAAATGTCTCTCTTGCCGATGCTTTACATCATTGGGGCGTGGGGCTCGGGAGAGCGTATTTATGCTGCGGTAAAATTTTTCCTCTACACCTTTTTTGGGTCTGTGTTTATGCTTGTGGGTATCTTGTTTATGGCCTATTTGTATTTTCAAACCACGGGCGTGTGGAGTTTTGCGCTTCCTGATTGGCATTTGCTCCAAGTGCCTTATGACTTCCAGCTGTGGCTTTTTGGCGCCTTTTTCTTGGGCTTTGCTATCAAGGTGCCCATGGTGCCTTTCCACACGTGGCTTCCCTATGCCCACGGCCAAGCACCGACCATTGGTTCGGTGATTTTAGCCGCCGTGCTTTTAAAGATGGGAACCTATGGCTTTGTGCGTTTTTCCCTTCCGTTGTTTCCTGATGCGGCGGTGACCTTTATGATTCCCATTGCTATTGTGGCCATTGTGATGGTCATTTACGCGGCGATGATTGCGTATGCGCAAGAAGACATGAAGCAAGTCATTGCCTACAGCTCCATCTCTCACATGGGGATTATCGTGCTAGGCACCTTTGCGCTAAATGCTGAGGGGATTACAGGGTCAATTTTCTTGATGATTTCCCATGGGATTGTGAGTGGCGCGCTGTTTATGCTCGTGGGCGTGATTTACGAACGGCGCCACACGAAAAAAATGAGCGAGTTTGGAGGCCTGGCTTCGGTGATGCCTGGCTTTGCCACCGTCTTTGGCATCATGCTCATGGGTTCGGTGGGCTTGCCGCTTACCATCGGGTTTGTCGGTGAGTTTTTAGCCTTAATGGGCTTTTTCAAGGTGAGCATGGTCCTAACTGCTTTGGCAGGTACGGGCATCATTCTAGGTGCCATTTACATGCTAACACTATACAAACGCTCTTTCTTTGGAGTAATCACCAACGAGGCTAACCGTGGGCTTTCTGATCTAAACAGTAGAGAACTAACTGCCTTGGTGCCCCTAGTGGCCCTAGTGGTGCTTTTAGGGGTTTACCCCAAGCCTATTTTAGGGCCAGTGGATGCAAGTGTAAAGAAAATGATTTCACTCATGGAACAAAAAGCAGAACGCCAAGAGACCAAGTTGCTGCTTAAAGATGTAAATACCGTAGGGGAGGTGCGCTAATGCCTATTTCCATTGACCTCGCAACGCTCAATATGGCAACGGTGATGCCAACTTTAATCTTGGTAATTGGTGCCCTTGCGATTTTGTGTATCGACTTGTTTAAGCGCGACCTCTCGCGCAGTTTTTATACCATGATTGCTGTGTTGGTGATGTTGCTTTCTATTGGAGCAACCTTGGGACTTAGCGGTTCGGAGCGTGGCTTTTTCGACATGATGCTCATGGATGGCATTGCCGTAATTTCAGGGTTGATTATTTTGGTAACCTCGGTGCTATTTGTCCCTTTAGCCTTGAGTTCTAAACGTTTTCACGAGTTTACTATGCCTGAATTTTTTGCCCTCTTTTTGTTTATGGTGGCAGGATTTTTATTCATGGTTTCAAGCGACAATTTGATTTTGATTTTTATTGGTCTTGAGACAGCATCGTTAGCTTTGTATACGATGATAGCCATGCACAACCGCCTCAAAGCTATTGAAGCAGCCATCAAATACTTTACCATGGGCGCACTAGCGGCTGGGTTTTACGCTTTTTCCGCCCTGCTGTTTTATGCGCTCACAGGAAGTGTAGAGATTGGCGTGATTGTCAATGTTCTCTACGAGCGCGGTTTTGACCCCATGATAGGCGTGCTTGGGGCCACGGTGTTTATGTTGGCGGCCCTTGGGTTTAAACTTTCCATTATTCCCTTTCACACGTGGACACCCGATGTGTACGAGGGTTCAAGCGCGGCGTTAGCAGGGTATATGTCTATTGTGCCTAAGATTGCAGGTTTTGTCGTGGCGATGCGTTTGTTTGAAATGTTAGCCCAATCAGGAGTGGTGTGGCTTGAAGATGTGCTTTTTGTGGCCGTTGTGCTCACTATGACTCTGGCAAACTTAATGGCGTTAGTGCAAACCGATGTCAAACGCATGTTAGCCTTTAGCTCCATTTCCCACGCAGGTTTTGTGCTTGCGGCCATTTTGATTGGCACCACGCAAGCGAATGTGGGCTTCTTTTTGTACTGGATGATGTTTTTGTTTACCAACCTTGGGGCGTTTTCTATGCTTTGGATTGCGCGCAATAAACAAAACCTGTGGGATGCGAGGTACCAACACCCCTTTACGAAGTTTTCAGGGATGGTCAAAGTGAGTCCGATGGCAGCTACCATTATGGGTGTATTTATGTTCTCCCTTGCTGGTATTCCGCCTTTTTCTATCTTTTGGGGTAAGCTCTTTTTGATGAGTGCCGCCGTGAACGCGGGGTACATTGGGTTGGCTGTTATTATGGCGATTAACAGCGCTATTGCGGTTTATTATTACATGAAGTTGGTAGTGTTTATGTTCTTAAAAGACCCTATTGCCAAAGATGGTAGTGTTTATGCAATTAATGCTTCTACGCCACTAAAAAGCATTATTGGGTTTGCTCTTGTGATGACTTTGTGTGCTGTACTGTTTGTGGATTCACTCATCGGGTTTATTGCAGAGTA is a genomic window containing:
- a CDS encoding NADH-quinone oxidoreductase subunit M is translated as MDHILSLIIFFPAFAGLLGFVVHKESAKAYAISVAAIELCLTLWLWVGFDNTNAGFQFVEYAPLIAQFGVSYYLGVDGISLFLVILSAFMTLIALIGLSVKEDVKNLVISVLFLEMTMVGVFLSLDVILFYVFWEMSLLPMLYIIGAWGSGERIYAAVKFFLYTFFGSVFMLVGILFMAYLYFQTTGVWSFALPDWHLLQVPYDFQLWLFGAFFLGFAIKVPMVPFHTWLPYAHGQAPTIGSVILAAVLLKMGTYGFVRFSLPLFPDAAVTFMIPIAIVAIVMVIYAAMIAYAQEDMKQVIAYSSISHMGIIVLGTFALNAEGITGSIFLMISHGIVSGALFMLVGVIYERRHTKKMSEFGGLASVMPGFATVFGIMLMGSVGLPLTIGFVGEFLALMGFFKVSMVLTALAGTGIILGAIYMLTLYKRSFFGVITNEANRGLSDLNSRELTALVPLVALVVLLGVYPKPILGPVDASVKKMISLMEQKAERQETKLLLKDVNTVGEVR
- the nuoN gene encoding NADH-quinone oxidoreductase subunit NuoN, producing the protein MPISIDLATLNMATVMPTLILVIGALAILCIDLFKRDLSRSFYTMIAVLVMLLSIGATLGLSGSERGFFDMMLMDGIAVISGLIILVTSVLFVPLALSSKRFHEFTMPEFFALFLFMVAGFLFMVSSDNLILIFIGLETASLALYTMIAMHNRLKAIEAAIKYFTMGALAAGFYAFSALLFYALTGSVEIGVIVNVLYERGFDPMIGVLGATVFMLAALGFKLSIIPFHTWTPDVYEGSSAALAGYMSIVPKIAGFVVAMRLFEMLAQSGVVWLEDVLFVAVVLTMTLANLMALVQTDVKRMLAFSSISHAGFVLAAILIGTTQANVGFFLYWMMFLFTNLGAFSMLWIARNKQNLWDARYQHPFTKFSGMVKVSPMAATIMGVFMFSLAGIPPFSIFWGKLFLMSAAVNAGYIGLAVIMAINSAIAVYYYMKLVVFMFLKDPIAKDGSVYAINASTPLKSIIGFALVMTLCAVLFVDSLIGFIAEYVIASGF